The following proteins come from a genomic window of Bos mutus isolate GX-2022 chromosome 23, NWIPB_WYAK_1.1, whole genome shotgun sequence:
- the LOC102284661 gene encoding LOW QUALITY PROTEIN: olfactory receptor 14J1 (The sequence of the model RefSeq protein was modified relative to this genomic sequence to represent the inferred CDS: deleted 1 base in 1 codon) — MVMANVTTMSGFLLMVFSNNRELQILHALLFLLIYLLTLAENLLIIAITTLDQHLQTPMYYFLKHLSLLDLSFISVTVPQSIDNSLTGNGYIAHGQCMLQVFFFTALAWVEVAILTVMSYDRYAAICLPLHYEDIMDPRACKRAMIAVWLSGGISGILHTAATFSITFCKAKIIHQFFCDIPQLLKLSCSSDYLGMIGVAAFTTMLAFICFVSIVLSYAHIFSTVLRIPSAKGRSKAFSTCLPHLFVVSFFLSTGIFEFLKPTSDSPTASDIIISIFYTVVPPTLNPMIYSLRNEDMKGALRKLLLRGEFTGKKHFCPVVDGCPILHTGAYLITGIHYI, encoded by the exons ATGGTTATGGCAAATGTAACCACAATGAGCGGATTCCTCCTCATGGTGTTTTCCAACAACCGTGAGCTGCAGATCTTACATGCATTGCTTTTCTTGTTAATATACTTATTAACCTTAGCAGAAAACCTCCTGATTATCGCCATCACAACTCTGGACCAACATCTCCAAACCCCAATGTATTACTTCTTGAAACACCTTTCGCTCCTGGACCTCTCCTTCATTTCTGTCACGGTCCCCCAGTCCATTGACAATTCACTGACAGGCAATGGCTATATTGCCCACGGTCAGTGCATGCTTCAGGTTTTCTTCTTCACAGCTTTGGCCTGGGTTGAGGTGGCCATTCTCACAGTGATGTCTTATGATCGCTATGCCGCCATTTGCCTCCCGCTGCACTACGAAGACATTATGGATCCCAGAGCCTGTAAGCGGGCTATGATAGCTGTATGGCTGAGTGGTGGCATCTCTGGAATCTTGCATACAGCTGCCACCTTCTCCATCACATTCTGTAAGGCCAAAATAATCCACCAGTTCTTCTGTGATATCCCCCAGTTGCTGAAGCTCTCCTGCTCCAGTGATTACCTAGGCATGATTGGAGTGGCTGCTTTCACGACGATGCTGGCGTTCATCTGCTTCGTCTCCATTGTTCTTTCCTATGCGCACATCTTTTCCACAGTTCTAAGAATACCCTCTGCCAAGGGCCGCTCCAAGGCCTTCTCTACCTGCCTGCCCCACCTCTTTGTTGTGTCATTTTTTCTTTCCACAGGCATTTTTGAGTTCCTAAAACCAACTTCAGATTCTCCAACCGCTTCTGACATTATCATATCTATCTTTTATACAGTAGTGCCCCCAACACTGAACCCTATGATCTACAGCTTGAGGAACGAAGACATGAAGGGAGCTTTAAGAAAGTTACTGTTGCGTGGTGAATTCacc ggaaaaaaacatttttgtccTGTGGTTGATGGCTGTCCAATATTACACACAGGAGCATATTTAATAACTGGAATCCATTATATATAA